gccaaaGTGGGAATCTTTTCTCCCTTTCTCTTTGCTTCGGTTTTTGAATGGAGACCAGCGTGTCCTTGCACGCGTTAAATGGGAACGAACCACTTTTGAGCTTTGAGGACACAATCCCTCAATGTCTAGTACGTTTCTAAATCAACCTTTctactttatttattaacaatttGACCATTGTAAGttcgtttttttattatttatattcaacTACGCATTAGAGCTATACTAAAATTTAACATGTacatgaattaatattttttttatatatatatatatatctattaattattatattataattatgaaaaactATCATATTACAATTAAAAACCTCCAAATCTAAAATGAacttaatgggaaaaaaaaattatttccccGACCTCGAACCCAGAACCCAGAACCCAGAACCCAATGAATATAGGACATGGATGAAAAACCTAAAACTACCCCTCTTTCATGTCCAAGTTTCTATTGGTTATTTATACAAGTAAATTGTGTTTCAAAcgatattttatgaaaaattaagatttttcttgtttaaaattatttttttatatttttaaattattttgatctactaatataaaaaattattttttaaaaaataaaataatagctatttcactctcaaacaccccttGATAAATGGGAATGGTTGGGAAAGGCCTAAATTTGAGAAAAGCTAGAAGTTTAAGGGGGTGAATTGACAAAACGTCAATTGTTAAAGGCCCAAACACAATTTTATCCAAGAGGTGGCCGCTCTCTTTTACGTGGCTTGTTCACGCTTGGGTGGGTGGCAATTTGACGCCGCAATTATTCTTGCTCTtcgaaaatgaaaaaatacgCCGCGGAGaggtttttcattaatttttttcttcttctttttcattgccATATCcttactctttctttctttttattttttatttttatttttttggccttttaattttttaatttttcctcttGGATAGCAGCATGGCCACAacccaaaatgaaaaatgatgaaccATGCTTGCAAGCAACCTCCTCCTCTCCAAAATAATGCCCTTTCATGCTATTtgttaatagaaaaattaaagtctttatcaaatttgatttcttaattAGGAGTTTTGAGTTCTCCCCACCATTGATTGCAGGTACTACCTAGCATCCATTCATTTTGACTTATagatcaaagttattaaatgtaatatttgtttttgtttataaaattgtttttggatatattttaaaaatatgtttggttttgaaaaattattaaattgatattttttttagtgttttatgatAGGTTTGATGTTctgttatcaaaaataaaaaaattattttaatgtattttaaaataaaaaatacttttaaaaaaacactatacattataatatcaaacatacaTTAAATTTGGCTTGATTCATGACCCGACTCAAAACATGAGTTAGAGGTTGGATACTTGGATGAGTTGGcccaattaataaaaaaatatcattttgaagaatttttttcttaaaagtaaaACCGAGTTTTAACTAACTCAACCTAGGagtgagtaaaaaaattgaaaaaccgattaaactgaaaaaaataactaaaaaaaccgaatcatgaaaaaaaaacctattacaattttgaaaaaactgattgtttgattcggttttggttttataagcctgaaattaaaaaaatcaaaccgaattggaccaaaacaaaaaaaaaaccaaaaaaaaatcaagccgaAACCGAGCTAAACCGAAAAAACAAGCTAATCTGGTTTCAACaggtttttgtcctaaaaaactaaaccaaacttAAACCGGCCAGTTTGAActggtttcattttttttttaaaaaaaatttagtttggttattttttttttgataaaaactgaaccgaacaaAAAATGATCATCCCCACCTAATCATAGGTTGACTTGTTAAGCttattctatcattttttttttttttttttttttaatttggtgtgGATAGAATAGAAATCAATTATGAAGTTAGTAAATTATTAATGAACAATATTTCTTTtcgattattttaaaatttgaatccgCATGCTTAACAACTTCGTTGCTTCATTTAGGTTTTTTTCCAACTTAAATTAAATGGTAGGAGAATATTGTTGAAAGTTGAGAACTTGAGACCAATGCCATGAATGGTGAAGAACTACCCAGGTTGGTGTGCCTAAACCCTTCTTAATCTCCCAACTTCACATTgacaaatacaaagaaagaattaTGGAAGATGTAATTAAGCATTTAATTAAACTtatcatatattattaaaatatttttttttataattgcttttttattatttttaacattaatatattaaaacaataataaaatatctaaaaatatcaatttaatatttttttaaaataaaaaaactatttaaaatactctttgaaaaatagaaaaaatgacattattttaaaaataaataaaatctcaagtGGATATATGCCGAccatttatatgaaaaaaatcaggCGAAACCAATCCAATAACCCTATTTGTTGTCTGTATCCAACCCcttaccatcatttttttttgacaaattgcAACTGTCTATTTTCCCTTATGATCTAACCCTTTTCCAACTATAATTGGTAAACCTTAGttggattgttttaaaaaatctaatttgattAAACTTGTTGATCGAtcattgatttataatttaattaatcttaattaaattttatttagattcGATCacaataaatactaaaaataaaataaaatagctataactatattgttttggataaaaataatagatttgttttataactattttggataaaatagctataatgatgttgttttaaaaaattttttatttaattaaactagGATTAACCCGACTGAgttgatttatgatttaattattttaactaaattttactTAGACTCGATCGATCACgataaatactaaaatacaagtaaaataactacaatgatattattttggataaaaacaataaatttgatttgaccCAGCAATTTATAAATCAACCCGACAGCTTGATAACTCAAATCTTTTTTCCAGCTAGGACCACAACCTTGGTAGCCATTCAACACAAAGTTGCATggaaatcaaaatctttttgaCAAATTGCGATTGTCCATTTTCTCTAATGATCTTCACAATTATATTGTAACCCTTGATGGACGTTAGTTAGATCAAATCCTACTGATTGGATTCCAATTAGATTTTCCATTAATAATGCAAAAGTGAATTATGTGGACAAGATGCCGGCTCCTTTCCCAGTTCTGTTCTTGAAAATCCAAAGCCGAAAGATCCTAGCGTCAACTATCTCGTTCTGGATTTTCACATGAAATTACAGGAGATTTCATGTGAGCGCTAGAACTTACTGTGTGtagaaattggaaaaaaaaaaaaaaaagttcttgtaAATGGACAAAACTTCGAATCACAAAAAGTTGATTGAATATTTGCCCATCAATGCCCGCAGGCCTTATCAAaccattttttcttgattttgttacCTCTGTTCAACTACCATCAATGAGcacagaagaaaatgaaaatgatagaGATGCATAATGTTCTTAGCACTAGCTAGGGCTTCACCATTAGTCAAGGCAGCTTCAACTAGACCTGAAATCACAAGCTAAACCAGACTAAACCACCCTCATTAAGATAAGCTTGAACATGAGTCAATTGGGTTATCTGGGCCACCATCCCTAGCTGTTAGGAATCATGCCACTTCAGAATTGACTTCAATTACAAGTACAATAATATGTTATCGATAATGGTTCAACAGAACAATCATTCGATAGTATTCAGATTAGAATATTCAATCTCAGACAAAGCGTgtaagagagaagaaaactagAGCTGTGCTGCCATAATTGGATGGTATAAACAATATGCTTTGAAAGTTCAGAAGAACCCCACCTTGATGGGCAATTTGAACGCAATGGAAGTTGTTAGATGACTTGTGTCAGATGACACTGTAATGGAGGTTTCTTGAGCTCCAGGTGTAATTTTTGTCTTTCTGAACCCAAAAAAGAGGGGTCGGAGTTCTCCAAGAAGTGTCTAATTGTCTATCACAAGACATGGTGCAGGAAGCTCAACTGCAATTCTATATCcaatatttgttgaatattgCAGGCAGGATTCAAGGAAGAAGACCAACTGTAGCCTTTTTCCAACTGCTGTTGTCTTGGTGCCAACAATCTCAAATAGAAATCCTTCACAATGTTTCCAACCAGTATTAGCTCAGAAATCAAAGCcaattttggttttgaaaagcTGTCCACAGTTAAGAATCTTGTTCAATCTGAGAAGTTTCAACAGCTCAATCATTGAAATTAAGATAAACTGGGAAGTCCCAGGTGCCCCATGCGTTTGTTATAGTACAAGTTTGAATAAATCAAAGTGCCCATTTTCATCTCTGCTGTCATCCTCGCTTTCAAACAAACCTACTCGCAGGCTGTCTCAAAGTTTTATTGCATTAAAGAGAACCAAGAAAGCATGCGAGACCAGATACAATATCGACATTTTACTAGAATTAGTTTATGTGGTAGGCAGAAGAAAACTTTATTTATGATAATGAGCAAATTTGTCCATAACAGAGAACACAGCAACATTGCCATGagagaaaagggagaaaaacGGGCACGATAGAATTAACAAAGGTAGACACCTCATACTCCATAAAAGTATAGAGCAGACCTATGGAAGTGCATTTCTTAGCATGTGTAGTGCCATGTCCCCTCCATGGTCTAGAATTCTGGTCATATCACTCTCTTTTCTTAAGCATCTTTGTATCAACTCCTCCACTATAAGGTGCAACATTGTATGCATACCGTTGGAGAACAGAGAAGACAACCATCTCCAAAATTACCAGGACATTCTGATAAGCTTCTTCAAGGTGCTCCACATCCAACCAAAAATGATTAGACCGAATGATGCCCATCGAAACAAGCATCTCAAGCACTATTCCCTGCACATGGTAAAAAAATGGCCTTCATGGACAAGTGATGGCATCCATACACCATGAATAAAACTGGGCAAGACAAAAGCAGGGAAAGGGAGAAAGACAGAAGGAAGTTGCAATCCTCTGAGATCTGGAGATGCACATACATTATACACAAGAACCTACATATGTTTAGACATTTAGAGCCACAGCTATAACCTCCTGATCTGTTCTAGAGAACAAGTTAACCCACTTCCTCAGTTCTGGAACTCTGATTAGACAGTCCAAATGATTAGCGGTGATTTAAAAAGCATTTACAATGAGTTTCCCGAAGGTATTCTATAGGCCCATAAAACTACAAAATGCATTAGGTACACTGCACAGCTCTATTTCAAGGCTTTTGAAGAGTCTCCAAATGGAATTTAATCAAATATGCATGGCCCTGATCTCAAATTTAAAGGCACAAGCAAACAAGCCACAGCCATCTTTTTTCAGTAGCTTATCCATATCGAAAGCACTAATCTGATATATTCGAGCCAATTAAAATCTGAACCACTCACACCAAATATCCCAATAAAACTTGAATCCGAACCATCTCAAAGCAAAAGATTTAGCTAGCATATAGAGTAGCTTCCCATTAGAATGGCTCTGTTTTAAGTGACTTGCAGAGGCCCGcctattttcttcttaaataaATCGTGAAAATGATACTTGCACAAGGTGCCATAATCTTCAAAGATTGTAAAATTCCTTTTGATCGGATTAACCTGGATATTCTCCCTGTCTATCCTATCGGGGATGAGGGGGATTTGGTTGGTTTGCTTCAGGTTGTTAGGTCTCCTTTTGTGCCCTTGGAGCCCTTGAGGGCTTGGTTTGCACCTTTGGCTTAAGAACACACACCCACCCTTTGCACAACAAAGCAggagggagagagaaaagatgAACAGGAAGCAGAATGAGTACGGGAAGGATACTTACCTGCCAAAAGCAAAAGAAGACAACCCCTTTGATGCATAAGAACTTTGCAAGAGGCTTGTGTGGTGCCAACTCTTTTGCAAATACATGGTAAAACACTAGCAGAGAATACAAAGCCAGTGAAACGGAAATGTTGAGGATAATGGTGAATGTCCAACTCAACCAATTGGGGTAAATGCCAAGCATTTGCAGAGTTACCATCAAGATCGCACATGTTGGGCGAATGATGACAAATTGCCATGTCCAGTGTTTGAGCACTACTAAATTACGGTGGTCTAGCCGCACCGTGTGAGGCTGCATTTTATATAAACGTAATGTGCTTAAAAACTTGGATAGACAAGTCAACGGTAGCATTCCTCTCATGTAACTGTTATATATTATAAACTATAAACAGGAAAGAAACTGCAGAAATCATTTCCATACCACAAAAAGTGTCATTGGGAAGGCATGGTGAATCTCTCTTCCTTTGACCTCATCAGGCACAATATTGTTGCTAATGGATATTTTCAGGTAACTATATAGCAATGACAAGAACTTGGCAATCACCTGCAAGTAGAAATGAGAAACTAGAACTGATGTCATAAGCGAAAGGAGTTACAAAACAAAGTTAAATCacaattatttcattgaaaactCACCAGGGCCTCATAACATTCCTTAACTGAATCCAAAAACGTGAAGAATGCTTCACTCCCCTGGAAATTCAACAAACCCACAAAGGAATCAACAGCATATATGGGAGCCATTAGGATAATAATTATTATGGCCTTCTGTTCCTTTGGGTTTTTCCAGTTAAACAGATGCTGAGATAGGAGCTGCACTGTGAAGAGCAGTGTAAGCAGCACACAGAACCCGCACCCTAATAGGGTAATCTGTCCACGATCCATATTGCTGAAATCCATGATTAAACAGCTAATTGAGAAGCAGAAATCTACAAAAGAACATCAGCAAATCATCAGAACCTTTTTTACCAGTTCTCAGTGGTAGgaataaataaagcaaatgCTGCTTTAACAGATCAAAGtcagaaaataaaaggataatcaATAAGTTAAATTCTAAAACAATTGCAAGGTGGAAAATGGTGATAGCAGAAGCAATCAACTACTATTCCTCTATACTGCACACTCAGATCTGCAACTGGAAAACATCAATTTAGGATATATCGGTGGATGATAAATGTGTGAGCTTTACTGATGCATCCAACTTAGGGTAACATGCATATCCGTGCATATGTGCACATGTAAATAGGCACACAAGTACCAAGATCTACAGTAAGCAGTTACAGAGCTGCCAATGATGGCACAACCGAGATGCAATCCTCTAGTTTCAGAAGAAAAATTCAGCTATCCAATACACGAACAGAATTTTAGGAGCAAATGAAGCCCGTCACGAAAATAAATccttttaaaaacaaagcaaTAATCCAACACAATTACCAAAGTTTGGCTCACTTGTATGTTCTTTTTGAGATAATGAATTCAGAGACATATTGGGAACTTCATCAATCCATAACTGTGGCAGTAATGCATACGCACGCACATATATGCAGATGCAAATAGGAACATGTATCAACATTTTTAAGTTAACATTTTCAGGGTCATCAATAATGGCAGgtataaaata
This is a stretch of genomic DNA from Populus alba chromosome 11, ASM523922v2, whole genome shotgun sequence. It encodes these proteins:
- the LOC118031437 gene encoding uncharacterized protein, translated to MDFSNMDRGQITLLGCGFCVLLTLLFTVQLLSQHLFNWKNPKEQKAIIIIILMAPIYAVDSFVGLLNFQGSEAFFTFLDSVKECYEALVIAKFLSLLYSYLKISISNNIVPDEVKGREIHHAFPMTLFVPHTVRLDHRNLVVLKHWTWQFVIIRPTCAILMVTLQMLGIYPNWLSWTFTIILNISVSLALYSLLVFYHVFAKELAPHKPLAKFLCIKGVVFFCFWQGIVLEMLVSMGIIRSNHFWLDVEHLEEAYQNVLVILEMVVFSVLQRYAYNVAPYSGGVDTKMLKKRE